A region of the Candidatus Methylomirabilis oxygeniifera genome:
TCCAGTATTATCAAACATCGGCTGCGGGATAGCGTGAGTCGGGTTCCTAGTGTTCCTTCGAAATAGTATTGAGCAATCAGTGCTCAACCGGCAGCTTCAGATAAACCCCCCTGTCCCCCCTTTCAAAAAAAGGGGGGACACTTCTACGTTTCCTTGCCTCCCCCTTTCATAAAGGGGGATTGAGGGGGTTTTCGTGCACCGTGGTGCGGCCATGGCCACATGGGAGGACCGATTGGCCAAACGAAGTGACAGCGCGATTATGTTGCTGGTGATCCTCATATTGGGGGCGCTGATCGGGACCGTGATCGGAGAGGTCATCGCGACCGTAGCGCCCGGCGGGACACTGGAAAAGATTTTCAGCAAGGGGATCAACCCCGGTCTCTCCCCGCCCGCAACCCTCGACCTGAAGATACTGAGTCTTTCCTTC
Encoded here:
- a CDS encoding protein of unknown function (Evidence 5 : No homology to any previously reported sequences); translated protein: MHRGAAMATWEDRLAKRSDSAIMLLVILILGALIGTVIGEVIATVAPGGTLEKIFSKGINPGLSPPATLDLKILSLSFGFTVKINLSSLLGIGLALLVYRKL